One region of Bacteroidota bacterium genomic DNA includes:
- a CDS encoding glycosyltransferase family 2 protein — MVISVIIPTYNRSRFIELTLESFVHQDFNVGNFEIIVSDNNSTDNTKEVVTRFIENNKTHSIRYFSEKRQGVHFARNSAAKIATGDFLYFTDDDMIADPALLTELLGVFKLDKKIASATGLVLPKWESEPPSWIPDLCNNALLSLNNPDYDLIVSEKDCNVFSCHQMIRREVFFQTGGFNPENTKGVWIGDGETGLNIKIREKGYKFAFTRKSVIRHIIPASRMTQSYLNKRLTNQGNCDTYTYYRAVQPSAIQMGRRMFASLLKIAYAFLKCSINFILQKNSWRLNMAGCYYHVAGIKYLAKLISDSNWRALVLKNNWINE, encoded by the coding sequence ACAACAGGAGCAGGTTCATTGAACTGACACTCGAGAGTTTTGTGCACCAGGATTTTAATGTTGGGAATTTTGAGATAATTGTCTCGGACAATAACTCAACCGACAATACAAAAGAAGTTGTAACAAGGTTCATTGAAAATAATAAGACCCATTCGATACGGTACTTTTCAGAGAAAAGGCAGGGAGTTCATTTTGCGAGAAATTCAGCAGCCAAAATCGCAACCGGTGATTTCCTGTATTTCACTGATGATGATATGATCGCGGACCCTGCCTTACTAACAGAATTGCTGGGTGTATTTAAGCTTGATAAAAAAATCGCCAGTGCTACAGGTCTCGTGCTTCCGAAATGGGAATCTGAACCCCCTTCCTGGATTCCGGATCTTTGCAACAACGCTTTGCTTAGTCTCAATAATCCAGATTACGATCTGATCGTTTCTGAAAAAGACTGCAACGTTTTCAGCTGTCACCAGATGATCCGCCGCGAAGTCTTTTTCCAGACAGGAGGGTTTAATCCTGAAAATACAAAAGGTGTCTGGATTGGAGATGGAGAAACAGGTCTGAATATCAAGATCCGGGAGAAAGGTTATAAATTTGCTTTCACCAGGAAATCGGTGATCCGACATATCATTCCGGCTTCCCGCATGACTCAATCCTATCTGAACAAACGGCTTACAAACCAGGGAAACTGCGATACATACACCTATTATCGTGCTGTTCAGCCCTCTGCTATACAAATGGGAAGACGGATGTTTGCTTCATTACTGAAAATAGCATATGCATTCTTGAAATGTTCGATCAATTTCATCCTTCAGAAAAACTCCTGGCGGTTGAATATGGCCGGATGCTATTATCATGTGGCAGGAATTAAATATCTTGCAAAGTTGATTTCTGACTCCAACTGGCGTGCTTTGGTATTGAAAAACAACTGGATCAATGAATGA
- a CDS encoding DegT/DnrJ/EryC1/StrS family aminotransferase, translating into MIPVNTPLLNGNEEKYLVECVRTGWISSEGPFIKTFEDKFAAYVQRTHGIAVANGSAALDIAVQALSLEAGSEVILPAFTIISPAQSVVRAGLKPVLVDSDPQTWNMDVSRIEEKITAKTKAIIVVHIYGLPVDMDPVLELCKKYNLKLIEDAAEMHGQTYRGKSCGSFGTISIFSFYPNKHITTGEGGMLVCDDSELSERCRKLRNLAFEPKGRRFVHHELGWNYRMTNMQAALGLAQLEKIEEHIGKKRHVGFAYQRGFHNLKGFQLPLDKTDYAENIFWVYGLVADTREKCEQTVAELTSAGIGTRPFFWCMHEQPVFLNMGLFLNEKYPVAERLARNGFYLPSGLGLSEKDVQTVIQTMHEINH; encoded by the coding sequence ATGATCCCTGTAAATACTCCATTGCTCAATGGCAATGAAGAGAAATATCTCGTAGAATGTGTTCGTACCGGCTGGATTTCATCTGAGGGACCATTCATTAAAACCTTTGAGGACAAATTTGCAGCATATGTTCAGCGTACCCATGGCATTGCCGTGGCGAACGGATCAGCAGCTCTTGATATTGCCGTCCAGGCCCTGAGTCTTGAAGCGGGATCGGAAGTTATTCTTCCTGCCTTCACAATAATATCGCCCGCTCAATCAGTAGTCCGGGCCGGATTAAAACCTGTCCTTGTTGATTCAGATCCTCAAACCTGGAATATGGACGTAAGCCGGATAGAGGAGAAAATAACAGCTAAAACAAAAGCTATAATCGTTGTTCATATATACGGACTTCCCGTTGATATGGATCCCGTGCTTGAGCTTTGCAAGAAATACAATCTAAAATTGATAGAAGACGCCGCTGAAATGCATGGACAAACTTACAGAGGAAAATCCTGTGGATCGTTTGGAACCATCAGCATTTTCAGTTTCTATCCGAATAAACACATTACGACCGGAGAAGGAGGAATGCTGGTTTGTGATGACTCTGAATTGTCGGAACGCTGTCGCAAACTTCGCAATCTTGCTTTTGAACCGAAAGGAAGACGATTTGTGCATCATGAATTGGGCTGGAATTACAGAATGACAAATATGCAGGCTGCACTCGGTCTTGCACAATTGGAAAAAATTGAAGAACACATCGGAAAAAAAAGACATGTCGGGTTTGCTTACCAACGTGGATTTCATAATCTGAAAGGATTTCAATTACCGCTTGATAAAACAGATTATGCTGAAAATATTTTTTGGGTGTATGGACTCGTCGCAGATACCCGTGAAAAATGTGAACAGACTGTCGCCGAACTCACCTCAGCAGGAATCGGCACCCGGCCTTTTTTCTGGTGTATGCACGAACAACCTGTATTCCTGAACATGGGACTTTTTCTAAATGAAAAATATCCTGTTGCGGAAAGACTCGCAAGGAATGGTTTTTATCTACCTAGTGGATTGGGTCTGTCCGAAAAAGATGTGCAGACAGTGATCCAAACAATGCATGAAATTAACCACTAA
- a CDS encoding glycosyltransferase family 4 protein, whose translation MKIAVWILSDYKQQIGGGFALYDKFIQLIDSWNFSNGLDVCFVGYNSPSYYSFRKKYIQLQFSGLGFLDKSLARISHKVSFLNQHQQSILRSNAVDMVYYPIQGFRKIPNFPFVVSNWDIGHKASYAFPELGMNYSFDYRDKWYTKGIFKALAVFAESQTGKEELMYFTRLNPDRIKIVPLFPGGVVDVKAEEEVQLAKLKELRLNSQRYFFYPAQFWAHKNHYNLLQAFAIFAKENKDIQLVLTGSDKGNKTYIKEVVKTIGLNERVVFPGFIDNEAMLAVYRHASGLVMPSFLGPTNMPQLEARMLGCPVLCSDLPGHKEMLGEGALYFDPADPMEISRMLKKVLEPSERASLLSKAAISLSTTSFTAENALRQLDHHFQSLIPIRMSWGNSDKIF comes from the coding sequence ATGAAAATTGCAGTCTGGATATTGTCTGATTACAAACAACAGATCGGTGGTGGATTTGCTTTATATGATAAATTCATTCAACTCATTGATTCCTGGAATTTTTCTAATGGACTGGATGTCTGTTTTGTTGGATACAATTCACCTTCGTATTATTCTTTCCGTAAAAAATATATTCAATTACAATTTTCCGGATTGGGTTTTTTAGACAAATCGCTGGCCCGAATCTCCCACAAGGTTAGTTTTCTGAATCAACATCAGCAATCGATACTTCGGTCCAATGCTGTGGACATGGTTTATTATCCCATTCAAGGCTTTCGTAAAATACCAAATTTCCCATTTGTTGTTTCCAACTGGGATATTGGCCATAAAGCTTCTTATGCTTTTCCGGAATTGGGCATGAATTATTCCTTCGATTACCGTGATAAATGGTATACCAAAGGAATCTTTAAAGCCCTTGCTGTTTTTGCAGAGTCACAAACAGGTAAGGAAGAGCTGATGTATTTCACACGACTGAATCCCGATCGTATTAAAATTGTTCCCTTGTTTCCGGGAGGTGTAGTGGATGTAAAGGCAGAGGAGGAAGTGCAATTGGCAAAATTGAAAGAACTCAGACTAAATTCTCAACGTTATTTCTTTTACCCTGCCCAATTTTGGGCGCATAAAAATCACTACAATTTACTTCAGGCTTTTGCCATTTTTGCAAAAGAAAATAAGGATATTCAACTTGTACTTACCGGATCTGACAAAGGCAACAAAACTTATATCAAAGAAGTTGTAAAAACAATTGGACTGAATGAACGTGTTGTATTTCCCGGATTTATCGATAACGAAGCCATGCTTGCTGTTTACCGACACGCCAGCGGACTGGTGATGCCTTCGTTTCTCGGACCTACCAATATGCCTCAACTGGAAGCCCGGATGTTGGGCTGTCCTGTTCTTTGTTCAGATCTTCCGGGACACAAGGAAATGTTGGGTGAAGGTGCATTGTATTTTGATCCGGCTGATCCAATGGAGATTAGTAGAATGTTAAAGAAGGTTCTTGAACCATCGGAACGTGCTTCCTTACTTTCAAAAGCTGCAATCTCGCTTTCAACAACATCTTTTACGGCCGAAAATGCACTCCGTCAACTGGATCACCATTTCCAAAGTCTGATTCCTATTCGTATGAGTTGGGGAAATAGCGACAAGATATTTTAA
- a CDS encoding glycosyltransferase: MIDCESNTAVQEQISKYRTDLDYVDIRKDKGQYDAINKGLEVCKGTYWTWLNTDDHIDPDGFFKLAERLKSDSTIDYIYGGIHYMDTNDKVLSLVKAKQLTLKELVNRVPGIYQPGSFFKKSFTDKIGFLKPYRCCFDYEYILRCLSFNGKFVCCEFPVSRFRYYSDSKTGSLIPVFIREQLEISSDYGRSFFSFLTWFSYLRLLKHKLFQR, translated from the coding sequence TTGATTGACTGTGAGTCCAACACTGCTGTTCAGGAGCAAATTTCAAAATACCGGACGGATCTCGATTATGTTGATATCCGCAAAGATAAAGGTCAGTACGATGCAATCAACAAAGGACTGGAAGTATGTAAAGGAACATATTGGACTTGGCTAAATACGGATGATCATATTGATCCTGATGGTTTTTTTAAGCTGGCTGAGAGGCTGAAATCCGATTCGACAATTGATTACATCTATGGCGGAATCCACTACATGGACACGAATGATAAGGTTCTGTCACTCGTCAAAGCAAAACAACTCACGTTAAAGGAACTCGTGAACAGAGTACCCGGAATTTACCAACCCGGTTCTTTTTTTAAAAAATCATTTACAGATAAAATAGGATTTCTAAAACCCTACAGATGTTGTTTTGATTACGAATACATTTTGCGCTGCCTTTCCTTCAATGGAAAATTTGTATGCTGCGAATTTCCTGTATCCCGCTTTCGATATTACAGTGATTCAAAAACAGGTTCTCTCATTCCCGTTTTTATCAGGGAACAACTTGAAATTAGTTCGGATTACGGACGTTCTTTTTTCAGTTTCCTGACTTGGTTTTCATACTTGCGTTTACTGAAGCACAAATTATTCCAACGTTGA
- a CDS encoding glycosyltransferase produces MRKVIQDFKPDLVHAHYLSSYGTLGRISGFHPLIVSAWGSDLLDFPQRSFLHRNLIRRNLKAADVRIASSAILSHEIEHSFHLNCMKIPFGIDTSVFHPIPDERKRFSEEIVIGTIKSLEPIYAPEILIRAFAAAVKEFPDKKLRLLLVGEGSLEPKLRQLVNELGISKQTTFEGKVNYSEVQRHHNQMDIFANLSLRESFGVSVLEASACGKPVIVSNAEGLKEVFIPGKTGISVGIENVEETAAAISTLIRDAKLREQMGEEGRKMVMEKFSWEESCKQLVSVYNSFGNS; encoded by the coding sequence GTGCGAAAGGTAATTCAGGATTTCAAACCGGATCTGGTCCATGCGCATTACCTGAGCAGCTACGGAACTCTTGGAAGAATTTCAGGATTTCATCCCTTGATTGTATCAGCTTGGGGAAGTGACCTTCTTGATTTTCCACAACGATCATTTTTACACAGAAACCTGATTCGGAGAAATCTGAAAGCAGCTGATGTGAGAATAGCTTCCAGTGCAATTCTCTCTCATGAAATTGAACACTCCTTTCATCTTAATTGTATGAAAATTCCATTTGGGATTGATACCAGTGTGTTTCATCCTATTCCTGATGAGAGAAAGCGATTTAGTGAAGAGATCGTCATTGGAACCATCAAATCACTTGAACCGATCTATGCTCCGGAAATTCTTATCAGGGCTTTTGCAGCTGCAGTGAAGGAATTCCCGGATAAAAAATTGAGATTGCTTTTGGTCGGAGAAGGTTCATTAGAGCCAAAATTGAGACAATTGGTAAATGAACTTGGTATCTCGAAACAAACTACCTTTGAAGGTAAAGTAAATTACAGCGAAGTGCAGCGACATCATAATCAGATGGATATTTTTGCTAATCTTTCACTCAGGGAGAGTTTTGGTGTTTCCGTTCTCGAAGCTTCCGCCTGTGGAAAGCCTGTGATTGTAAGCAATGCGGAAGGTTTGAAGGAGGTTTTTATTCCAGGAAAAACCGGAATCTCGGTTGGAATTGAAAATGTGGAAGAAACAGCAGCTGCAATTTCAACACTCATTCGTGATGCAAAACTGCGTGAGCAAATGGGAGAAGAGGGCAGAAAAATGGTGATGGAAAAATTTTCATGGGAAGAAAGTTGTAAGCAATTGGTTTCGGTATATAATTCATTTGGCAATTCATGA
- a CDS encoding glycosyltransferase family 2 protein, with product MNQEQNKTNGNEFPLVSLVIPAFNEEKYIGSLLDQMLHQDYPQDKIEIFVADGGSTDKTREIVSSYALKNPGIKLLLNKKQYVPFALNMGIRESKGEYIIILGAHSSYPLNYISSLIKASLSLKADNVGGLCIGNPPDSSLKALAIAQAMSSAFGVGDAHFRIGSKEIKQVDTVTFGCYKRSVFDHIGYFDEELLRNQDDEFNARLTKNQGTIYLIPDIEVTYFTRATVSSVMKMFYQYGFFKPLVSLKIGRPTTLRQLVPFLFVVFIISSLGLGFLSSLFWKFLGAVLLLHLFLGIVFGLKIVGKTKQPGLLIYLPWLFFLIQTSYGWGYIRGIVKFIIFRQRIQGVGSTR from the coding sequence ATGAATCAGGAACAGAATAAAACCAATGGAAATGAATTTCCCCTGGTTTCATTGGTCATTCCTGCTTTCAATGAAGAAAAGTACATCGGCTCTTTGCTGGATCAAATGCTGCATCAGGATTATCCTCAGGATAAAATTGAAATATTTGTTGCTGATGGAGGAAGTACTGATAAGACGAGGGAAATAGTATCATCTTATGCCCTAAAAAATCCGGGGATAAAATTATTATTGAACAAAAAGCAATACGTTCCTTTCGCGTTGAACATGGGAATCCGTGAATCAAAAGGGGAGTACATTATCATTTTAGGAGCTCATTCTTCTTATCCGCTGAATTATATTTCTTCCCTGATCAAAGCTTCATTGTCATTGAAGGCGGATAATGTTGGCGGACTATGTATCGGCAATCCTCCTGATTCTTCACTGAAAGCCCTGGCAATTGCTCAGGCCATGAGTTCAGCATTCGGAGTAGGCGATGCTCATTTCAGAATTGGAAGCAAGGAAATCAAACAGGTAGATACTGTCACGTTCGGTTGCTACAAGCGTTCTGTTTTCGATCACATCGGTTATTTTGACGAGGAGCTTTTGCGTAATCAGGATGATGAGTTCAATGCAAGACTTACCAAAAATCAGGGAACGATTTACCTCATTCCGGATATTGAAGTGACTTATTTTACAAGAGCGACCGTTTCATCTGTGATGAAAATGTTTTATCAATATGGGTTTTTCAAACCACTTGTTTCTTTGAAAATTGGTCGCCCGACAACACTCCGTCAATTGGTGCCATTCCTCTTTGTAGTTTTTATTATTTCTTCCCTTGGACTTGGATTTTTATCATCCCTGTTCTGGAAGTTTTTAGGAGCTGTTCTGTTGCTTCATCTTTTTCTGGGAATTGTTTTTGGATTGAAAATCGTTGGCAAAACCAAACAGCCGGGTTTATTGATTTATCTGCCATGGCTGTTCTTTCTGATCCAAACTTCTTATGGATGGGGATACATTCGGGGTATAGTCAAATTCATTATTTTCCGGCAAAGGATTCAGGGAGTTGGAAGTACAAGATGA
- a CDS encoding O-antigen ligase family protein has protein sequence MAFFLMHVIGLIWTVNVSHGFKEIQDDLNLLIFPLLFAAHRPKPGSFPFIKNGFIAGTFVATLFCFLHGIYFFISTGDSGHMFYALFSAFLHPTYYGMILIVSCMFLIQDLFYPQTGEIKPRWFIISAFVLEIAAMSLLSSRIVYLVAFALFGYFVLAAFLTGNKAIFKNKMFIALTVLSAVFFYSSISLNNRFGQVSDAISNLGTEKKENMVSSDSLVYNSSTIRLAQFRYSMEILKDHWFLGVGTGDSRDELTKLYEHHNDVYALEHFRNPHSSYFHTWLMIGIPGLLLLLASILVPYFQSVKNRFYLYQGFLALIFITGFTDIISHATLGAFYAFMNSMLYCWGSYMIKTRNKAS, from the coding sequence TTGGCTTTTTTTCTGATGCATGTGATAGGTTTGATCTGGACAGTAAATGTGAGTCATGGATTCAAGGAAATTCAGGATGATCTCAATCTGCTCATCTTTCCATTGCTCTTCGCGGCTCATCGACCAAAACCCGGATCATTTCCATTCATTAAAAACGGATTTATTGCAGGAACTTTCGTTGCAACCTTATTTTGTTTTCTCCACGGAATTTATTTTTTCATAAGCACCGGTGATTCCGGACATATGTTTTATGCATTGTTTTCCGCATTTCTGCATCCAACATATTACGGAATGATTCTCATCGTTTCCTGTATGTTTCTCATTCAGGATTTGTTTTACCCTCAGACAGGAGAAATAAAACCGCGTTGGTTTATTATCTCTGCATTTGTTCTGGAAATTGCCGCGATGAGTTTGCTTTCTTCAAGAATCGTCTACCTGGTAGCCTTTGCATTATTTGGATATTTCGTTCTCGCTGCCTTCCTGACGGGTAACAAAGCAATCTTTAAGAACAAAATGTTTATTGCATTGACAGTCTTATCAGCAGTCTTTTTCTACTCAAGTATTTCTCTGAACAACAGGTTTGGTCAGGTTTCGGATGCGATCAGTAATCTTGGAACAGAAAAGAAGGAGAACATGGTTTCATCAGATTCTCTCGTTTACAATAGTTCCACCATCCGTCTCGCGCAATTTCGATACAGCATGGAAATCCTGAAAGATCATTGGTTTTTAGGAGTGGGAACGGGAGATTCAAGGGATGAATTGACAAAATTGTACGAACATCACAACGATGTGTATGCGCTCGAACATTTCAGAAATCCACACAGTTCTTATTTTCATACCTGGCTGATGATTGGAATACCCGGTTTGTTGCTGCTCCTGGCATCCATCCTTGTTCCGTATTTCCAGAGTGTAAAAAATCGTTTTTATCTGTATCAGGGTTTTCTCGCCTTGATATTCATCACAGGTTTTACGGATATTATCAGTCATGCCACACTTGGAGCATTTTATGCATTTATGAATTCAATGTTGTATTGTTGGGGAAGCTATATGATTAAAACCAGGAACAAAGCATCATGA
- a CDS encoding sulfatase-like hydrolase/transferase, whose product MIRRFSLFLNFLSRIFLVYGIGFVLFFLSRYFYFQHVISEQDGIISSSMITKAYLTGVRFDSVVLGYALVLPVVLALIGLFIRKENYYKGTYRFTAKFLSVLFPLFTFILIVDYYYYEYFQSHINILIFGFFQDDTGAVLQSVWSDYPLVRVLLGLALIIFAFRFLFKRIFRFPAKPKEFQIVSSVALILVLLALFFSGMRASFGTFPVQIDDANISDNAKLNLIPVNGVFALKEALSVATIQNKLKEFDEEIEAIMYTDPVKSYRDYFGEQTDTTYMNRFFSVTDTNSFVEKHPPNVVFFLMESLSNNNLFLHSSQLNVLGKLEKHFHEDIVFRKFLPCQNGTINSLEGIMVNTPITSLAQSKYCTIPYTSSVARPFKENGYTTTFVTGGKLNWRNINTFIPHQGFDIVEGDANIKTENPKTKECEWGVYDEYLFEHVFNKLKNAAGKPQMIFALTTTNHTPFHLPETYTPYPVQLTDSIRKILKVDEVMARKNLTNLQYSNDCLGRFLDELKSSPFAENTIVIATGDHNNLMLFDFRESQGYYKLSVPMILYAPKTYLSKSQIDTSRWGSHKDIFPTLYNLALSHTKYFDGGTDLLQKTAVKSKFFAVDLMSYLAIDDYGAVRFSSKPQYYQWSNPYNFSKTQSPDPRQLLLMVKARSYFSSFYHYIRRESESEKK is encoded by the coding sequence ATGATCCGTAGATTTTCTCTCTTCCTAAATTTTTTATCCAGAATATTCCTGGTGTATGGAATAGGCTTCGTTTTATTTTTTCTTTCCAGATATTTTTATTTCCAACATGTCATAAGTGAACAGGATGGAATTATTTCATCCTCGATGATCACGAAAGCATATCTGACTGGAGTAAGATTTGATTCGGTAGTTCTGGGATACGCGCTCGTATTGCCGGTCGTCCTTGCTTTGATCGGTCTGTTTATAAGGAAGGAAAATTATTATAAGGGAACTTATCGATTCACTGCTAAGTTTCTTTCTGTACTGTTTCCCTTGTTTACATTCATTCTGATTGTCGATTATTATTATTACGAATATTTCCAGTCACACATCAACATTCTGATCTTTGGATTTTTCCAGGACGATACCGGCGCTGTGCTGCAGTCGGTGTGGAGCGATTATCCGCTGGTCAGAGTATTGCTCGGACTTGCATTGATCATTTTCGCGTTCCGTTTTCTCTTTAAAAGAATCTTCCGGTTTCCCGCAAAGCCTAAGGAATTTCAAATTGTATCATCCGTTGCATTGATTCTCGTTCTGCTTGCACTTTTTTTCTCAGGCATGCGGGCATCTTTCGGAACTTTTCCTGTTCAAATCGACGACGCGAATATTTCGGATAATGCAAAACTCAACCTGATTCCGGTTAATGGTGTCTTTGCATTAAAGGAAGCCCTGAGTGTCGCGACTATTCAAAACAAACTGAAGGAGTTTGATGAAGAGATCGAAGCCATCATGTATACTGATCCGGTGAAATCTTACCGGGATTATTTCGGGGAACAGACTGATACGACATACATGAATCGGTTTTTCAGTGTTACGGATACCAATTCTTTTGTAGAGAAGCATCCTCCGAATGTTGTTTTTTTCCTGATGGAAAGTCTGAGCAATAACAACCTCTTTTTACATTCTTCCCAACTAAATGTGTTAGGGAAACTTGAAAAGCATTTCCATGAAGATATTGTTTTCAGAAAATTTCTTCCATGTCAGAACGGAACCATCAACAGTCTGGAAGGAATCATGGTGAACACACCGATTACTTCTCTGGCTCAATCCAAATACTGTACGATTCCTTATACATCCAGTGTCGCAAGACCATTTAAGGAAAACGGTTACACGACAACATTTGTAACAGGAGGGAAGCTCAACTGGAGAAACATCAACACCTTTATTCCACATCAGGGTTTTGATATAGTGGAAGGAGACGCGAATATCAAAACAGAAAATCCAAAGACAAAGGAATGCGAATGGGGAGTTTACGACGAATATTTATTCGAACATGTTTTTAATAAACTGAAAAACGCGGCGGGCAAACCTCAGATGATTTTTGCACTCACAACGACCAATCATACACCTTTTCATCTACCGGAAACGTATACTCCTTATCCCGTTCAATTGACAGATTCCATCCGGAAAATCCTCAAAGTAGACGAGGTGATGGCCCGGAAAAATCTGACCAATCTTCAGTATTCCAATGATTGTCTTGGCCGTTTCCTCGATGAACTGAAATCATCTCCGTTTGCCGAAAATACCATAGTCATTGCAACCGGAGATCACAACAATCTCATGCTTTTTGATTTCAGGGAAAGTCAGGGTTATTACAAACTCAGTGTACCGATGATTCTTTATGCTCCTAAAACTTATCTCAGCAAATCGCAAATTGATACATCCCGCTGGGGATCGCACAAAGACATTTTCCCCACATTATACAATCTTGCTTTATCACATACAAAGTATTTTGACGGAGGTACCGATCTTTTGCAAAAGACAGCTGTAAAATCAAAATTTTTCGCTGTGGATTTGATGTCCTATCTGGCAATCGATGATTATGGTGCTGTTCGTTTCAGCAGTAAACCTCAGTATTATCAATGGTCCAATCCCTATAATTTTTCAAAAACACAAAGTCCAGATCCGAGACAACTCCTGCTGATGGTAAAAGCCCGTTCTTATTTTTCATCATTTTACCATTACATTCGCAGGGAATCTGAATCGGAAAAGAAGTAG
- a CDS encoding DegT/DnrJ/EryC1/StrS aminotransferase family protein, with protein sequence MIPFSPPRIDQKIIDEVVAALRSGWITTGPRTKLFEKNLAAYFGCPAVLCLNSATAGLELMLRWFGVKEGDEVILPAYTYSATANVIVHCGARPVFVDVKPDFNIDPEAIRKAITPRTKVIMPVDFGGWPCDYKTINALVAEDGIRKQFVPDSAVQKLLGRILVLSDAAHSIGASVNGKKTGSLTDISVFSFHAVKNLTTAEGGAVALNLPAPFDNASIYSELCVKSLHGQNKDALAKMQKGNWRYDIVEAGYKMNMTDILAAIGLVELERYDADTLVKRKQICDQYSKALATKPWAILPVQKTSEAESSYHLYALRIKGIDEVKRDRIMQKIFDQDVSVNVHFIPVPMMSFYKGMGYKISDYPETYSLYKNEISLPVYYDLSPDQTDTVVQAFIYAVESEIN encoded by the coding sequence ATGATTCCATTTTCTCCGCCCAGGATCGATCAGAAAATCATTGATGAAGTAGTGGCGGCGCTGCGTTCCGGCTGGATTACAACCGGACCCAGAACAAAATTATTTGAAAAGAATCTGGCGGCTTACTTTGGCTGTCCTGCGGTACTTTGTCTGAATTCCGCTACAGCCGGTCTCGAGCTGATGCTTCGCTGGTTTGGAGTAAAAGAAGGGGATGAGGTAATTTTACCTGCATATACCTATTCAGCCACTGCCAATGTGATCGTGCATTGTGGTGCCCGTCCGGTTTTTGTGGATGTGAAACCGGATTTTAATATCGATCCGGAGGCGATCCGAAAAGCGATTACTCCGCGAACCAAAGTAATTATGCCTGTAGATTTCGGCGGCTGGCCTTGCGATTATAAAACAATCAATGCTTTAGTTGCTGAAGACGGTATTCGCAAACAATTTGTACCGGATTCTGCTGTTCAAAAATTGTTGGGAAGGATTCTTGTTCTTTCGGATGCTGCTCACTCGATAGGTGCATCCGTCAATGGAAAGAAAACAGGTTCCCTCACGGATATTTCCGTGTTTTCATTTCATGCGGTGAAGAATCTGACCACCGCGGAAGGCGGAGCAGTGGCTCTGAATTTGCCTGCACCATTCGACAATGCATCGATCTACTCTGAACTCTGCGTGAAATCGCTGCATGGCCAGAACAAAGACGCGCTCGCGAAAATGCAGAAGGGAAACTGGCGCTACGATATCGTGGAAGCAGGTTACAAGATGAACATGACGGATATTCTCGCCGCGATTGGTCTGGTTGAACTTGAGCGTTATGATGCGGACACTCTTGTGAAGAGAAAACAAATTTGCGATCAGTACTCGAAAGCTCTTGCAACAAAACCATGGGCGATTCTCCCGGTACAGAAAACTTCCGAAGCGGAATCATCATACCATCTGTATGCCTTGCGCATCAAAGGAATTGATGAGGTAAAAAGAGATCGCATCATGCAGAAAATTTTCGATCAGGATGTTTCTGTAAATGTGCATTTCATTCCGGTACCAATGATGTCCTTTTACAAAGGGATGGGTTACAAGATCAGCGATTATCCTGAAACCTATTCGTTATATAAAAATGAAATTTCCTTACCTGTATATTATGATCTGAGCCCCGATCAAACAGACACCGTTGTGCAGGCTTTTATCTATGCTGTTGAATCTGAAATAAACTAA